From a single Theropithecus gelada isolate Dixy chromosome 10, Tgel_1.0, whole genome shotgun sequence genomic region:
- the DEFB124 gene encoding beta-defensin 124 yields MTQLLLLLVALLVLGHVPPGRSEFKRCWKGQGACRTYCTRQETYMHLCPDASLCCLSYALKPPPVPKTKYE; encoded by the exons ATGACACAGCTGCTTCTGCTCCTTGTGGCTCTCCTGGTTCTGGGTCATGTGCCACCAG GGAGAAGTGAATTCAAACGGTGCTGGAAGGGCCAAGGGGCCTGCCGAACTTACTGCACAAGGCAAGAAACTTACATGCACCTGTGCCCAGATGCGTCCCTGTGCTGTCTCTCCTATGCATTGAAACCTCCGCCGGTCCCCAAGACTAAATATGAGTAG